The nucleotide window GCCTTTAATTAATTTTGCTAGCTCCTCTGCATGCTCAACAGAATCGTTTTCGCCACCAAATAAACCGTACTCAAAGCTCACGCGACGTCCCGTTTTCTGTGTATAATAACGAATCGATTCCATTAATCGTTCCAGCTTGTAAGCACGTGCGATTGGCATAAGCTTTTGGCGCAATTCTTGATTTGGTGCATGTAGCGATAGCGCAAAATTAATTTGTAGCTGCTCATTGGCAAAATCATAAATTTTTGGCACGATACCTGAAGTTGACACTGTAATATGGCGAGCGCCAATATTTAAGCCTTTTTCATCATTAATGACCTTTAAGAAATTCATCATCGCATCATAATTGTCGAATGGCTCCCCAATCCCCATAATAACGATATGGCTCACACGCTCCTCAACTTCATCCAAAGCTTGCTGAACTTTGACAACTTGCTCAACAATTTCACCAGCAAGTAAGTGGCGCTTTAAGCCGCCTAATGTAGAGGCGCAGAACGTACAGCCAATACGGCAGCCTACTTGTGTTGTTACACAAACAGAATTGCCATAATCATGGCGCATTAATACGGTTTCAATTGAATAACCATCTTGCAATTGGAATAAAAATTTAATTGTGCCATCCTTCGATTCCTGCTGAATAATTGTCGATAGTGTTGTTAATGCAAAGTTTGCACTTAATTTTTCACGCAAAGATTTTGATAGGTTTGACATTTCCTCAAATGTTTTGACGCGCTTATGATAAAGCCAATCAAAAATTTGTCCTGCACGGAATGCTTTTTCTCCATTTTCTACTAACCAATTTTGCAATTCATCAGGGCGCAATGAATAAATCGATTCCTTTAATTGCGGCTTTTCTTTTTTCTCACGGCGTACGGGCTTCTCTTCTGCTTCCTCGACTAAGTCTAAAATACGTTCATCGAATTTATTTTGTTCCATAAAGTTTAATTTGTCTCCTTTTTTACGAAGGCAGCAACGAAAAAGCCATCGCTGTCCATATGTTGTGGGAATACTTGAAGCATTCCGTTATGTTGCTCCTCAGCAAGCTGTTGTGGTAAATTTTCTAGCAAGATTGCTTCCATCATCGGATGTGCTGCCAAAAAGGCTTGTACCGTACCTTCATTTTCTTCTTTATCGATTGTACATGTGCTATAAACGAGGCGTCCATTCGGCTTTAATAGCTCCACTGCATTTGCTAAAATACCAAGCTGAATCACTTGTAAATTGGCGAAATCCTCTAGTCTTTTTGTGTATTTAATATCTGGCTTGCGACGCATTACACCAAGCCCTGAGCATGGTGCATCAATTAAAATCGCATCAAAGCTTTCCTTTTGTAATATGCTAGCTGCTTTGCGCCCATCTAATGGCGCTGTTTGTACAATCTCAATGTCTAAGCGCGCTGTGTTTTCATCGATTAGCTCAAGCTTATGTGGATGCAAGTCGAGCGCTAGCACTGAGCCTTGATTATGCATTTTTTCTGCTAAATGCGTCGTTTTCCCGCCTGGTGCTGCACACATATCGAGTACACGCATCCCTGGCTGTGGGTTTAAAACGTTTGCTGGTAACATCGAGCTTTCATCTTGAATCGTAATGAATCCTTTTTTGAATGCTTCTGTACGTGCTGCTTGTCCACCTGTCAATGTTAAGCATTCAGGTAGAAATTCGCTTTGTACCGCTGTAATCCCCTCTTGCTCAAGTAGTGCAATCGCTTCAGCTGGCGTCGCCTTTAATGTATTGACACGTACTGTTTGCTTGGCTGGCAAATTGTTACACGCAAGCATTGTTGCTGTTTGTTCAATGCCATATGTCTCGATATAGCGCTCCACTAGCCATTGTGGATGGCTTGTTGCAATCGCTAAACGCTCCATTTCATCCTGAATTTCATCTGTCGAACGCACACCTTGTCGTAAAATCGAACGCAAAATACCATTAACCATTGAGGCAATTCCTTGATGCCCACGTCGCTTTGCAATTTCCACTGCCTCATTCACTGCGGCATGTGGTGGGATGCGTGTTAAATAATGCATTTGGAATAATGAAAGGCGCAGTAACCATTGCACCCATGCTTCTACTTTCCCTCTTACAAATGGTGCTAAATAATAATCAAGCGTTAATTTGTGCTGCAATGTACCATACGTGATTTCCGTTAATAACGCACGGTCCTTTGCTTCTATTTTATATTTTTCAATTGTTTGATGTAGTAACAAGTTGCTATATGCTTGATTTTTATCAACTGCTAATAAAATGCTTAACGCCGCATCTCGTACATTACCATTCCAAATTTGCTGTTTTTTCTTTGTCATTCAAAGCGATCTCCAATCTGCAATTTTGCCCCTGTGCCACGCAAATATTCCTCTGCGCTCAGACGCTTTTTCCCCGCAGGCTGTAAATCATAAACAGCAAGCGCCCCGCCTTCACCTGTTGCAATTTCAAAATAATCTTTCGCAATATGCACAACCTCACCTGGTGTAGCTGTGTGCTTCGTACTACCAATTTGTGCCCACCAAATTTTCACATTGCTTTCTTCCAAAGTTGTGTAGGCAACAGGCCATGGATGCAAACCGCGTACTTGATTGTAAATCGTGCGTGCGTTTTGCTGCCAATCAATGCGTTCTTGCTCACGACTAATATTATGCGCATAAGTAACCAATGTTTCGTCTTGGACTGTACGATTATTTGTACCTGCTTCAATTGCAGGCAATGTTTGCTTTAATAAGTCACGTCCTACAATGCTTAGCTTGTCAAATAAACTGCCTGTATGATCCGTTTCTTCAATCGAAATCGCCTGTTGACTAATGATATCGCCAGCATCTAGCTTTTGTGCCATATACATAATCGTCACACCGGCTTCCTTTTGTCCATCTATAATTGCCTGATGAATCGGTGCGCCACCTCTATATGCAGGTAGCAATGAAGCATGAACGTTAATACAGCCTAAACGCGGTGCATCAAGCAACACTTTCGGTAAAATTTGACCAAATGCTGCTGTCACGACTAAATCTGCCTGCAATGCTAAAATTTGCTCTAATTCTACTGAGTCGCGTAGCTTTTCTGGTTGAATAACAGGTAAGCCTAAACGTACAGCTTCCTCCTTGACAGGTGGAGGCGTTAATACTTTTTTACGCCCAACAGGACGATCAGGCTGTGTTACCACTGCTAGCACATTGTAGCCCTCTTCATGTAGCATGCGTAAAATTGGTACAGAGAAGGCCGGTGTGCCCATAAAAACGATGGATAACATACTATTCCTCCTCTGCATACATTTCTTCGAGCTCTTCCTCTGTTAGCACATGCGTAATTTTTGAGTCAAATAAAACGCCATCTAGATGATCAATTTCATGTAAAATCGCACGTGCCTCAAAGTCCTCTGCCTCTAGCTCATAAATGCGTCCTTCACGGTCAGATGCTTCAATTTTCACATATGTTGGGCGCTTTACCATACCGAATAATTCAGGAAAGCTTAAGCAGCCTTCCACATCTTCCTCTTCCCCTTTTGTCTCTAATACAATCGGGTTAATCATTTCTAAAATATCCTCCCCTAATTCCACAATGGCTACACGTAGGCTTACATTAATTTGTGGTGCCGCAATGCCAACACCATCGTATTCCACCATCGTGTCATATAAATCATCTAACAGCTCAATAATTTCCTCATTGATAACCTCAACTTCCTTCGTCGCTGTTGTTAAAATTGCTGCTGGGTTTTTCACTACTTCTTTAATCGCCATTTTCTAAGTCCTTCTTTCTAAATAACAGATGGGTCAAGGTCTACGATGAGCTGAATGCCCTTCTTACTCCAATCTGTGCGGTATATTTTAATCAATTGTAATAATGTTTCGATCAAATTCGGTTCTACTTTGTATTTTATCAAACATTGATAGCGATATCTATTGTTGAGACGACTAATGCTAGCAGTCGTCGGACCAATAATAGCAACATTGAATGAGAGCTTTTCACGTAAATAATCAGCTACGCGACCCGCATATTCTGCCGCCATAATAACATCCTCATGCGATACTTGGACGAGCGCTAAATAATAATACGGTGGGTAACCCGCTTGATGACGTGAATACATTTCTCTTGTATAAAATGGTTCATATTGCTGTGCTTGCGCTAGCTCAATCGCATAATGCTCTGGCGTATACGTTTGAATAATTACCTCACCTAATAAATCATGGCGTCCTGCACGACCACTTACTTGTGTTAGTAGCTGGAATGTTCGTTCACTTGATCTATAATCAGGTAAATGTAATGATGTATCCGCACTTAACACACCAACTAACGTAATATTCGGGAAGTCAAGCCCTTTAGCAATCATTTGCGTGCCAAGTAAAATATCAGCTTGTCCGCTGCCGAATATATCTAAAAGCTGTTCGTGTGCACCTTTTTGTGACGTCGTATCAACATCCATACGCACGATTCTTGCCTCTGGAAACAGCTTATAAATTTCCTCTTCAACCTTTTGTGTACCTGTGCCGAAAAAGCGAATATGCTCACTTTGACATTGTGGACAGCTTTGCGGTACATATTCATCGTAGCCACAGTAATGACATTTTAATTTTTCGTTGTAGCGATGATAGGTTAAAGAAATATCGCAGTTAGGACATTGCACAACCGTTCCACAATCACGGCATAACACAAAGCTCGAATAACCTCGTCGATTTAAAAACAAGACGATTTGCTCTTTGCGCACTAATCGCTCACGCATTGCCTCGATTAAGCTCGTTGAAAACATCGAGCGATTGCCGAGCTTTAGTTCTTCACGCATATCTACAATTTCCACAGTTGGTAATGCTTGCTGCTTGGCACGCTCTTTTAATGTTAGCAATGTATAAACATTTTTTTTCGCTCGTGCAAACGATTCAAGCGCTGGTGTTGCACTGCCTAGAATCACAGGGCATTGATGAAACTTACTGCGCCATATTGCCACATCACGTGCATGATAGCGAGGAGCATCCTCCTGCTTATATGTCGATTCATGCTCTTCATCTAAAATAATAAGCCCAACATGCTGAAACGGGGCAAAAATTGCCGAGCGCGCACCAACAACAACCTTTACTTTGCCTTGCTGAATTTTGCGCCATTCATCATATTTTTCACCAACAGATAAGCCACTATGCATTACAGCGACCATCTCGCCAAAGCGTGAGCGAAAACGCTCTGTCATTTGTGGTGTCAAGGAGATTTCAGGCACAAGCATAATCGCCTCTTTGCCGTCCTGTAAAGCCTGCTGAATCGCTTGCAAATACACTTCGGTTTTGCCGCTTCCTGTAATACCATGCAATAGAAATGTTTCATTATGTTGTTTTTTCATTGCCGCTGTGATGTAGCTCAATGCCTGCTCTTGCTCAGCTGTTAAATTTAGTGCTGTCGTTTGCGCTACATCCTTTGTAAATGGGTCGCGATATACTTCCTCTTGAATAAATTTCGCTGCACCCATTTCAATCAGTGCCTGCAAAACTGTTGCAGTGACGCCTGCTTGCTCGTATATTTCCTCTGGCGAGAAAATTTCACCACAATGTGCTTTCATCCACTGCACTAAGTGAATTTGCTTTTTTGCTCGCTTCGATATTTGCTGCTCAATTTCCGCTATATAGCTTGCCTCCGCATGAATTTGCACTTTACGGACTTCCTTAATTTTACCTTGCTGCTTTACTTCGTTTTCAATGCGAACATGCCCTTTGTTAACTGCTTGCTTTAATTCTTTTAACAATGATTCCTTTTCAAATTGCTTGAAATTTGCCTTTGCGGATTTTTTGAAAAAGGCTGCAAGAATAGGGTCTAGCTGTTCTAGCGCTACTTGTAAGTGCACTATTTTTTCATATTTCGCACGCAATGCCGATGGCAACATGACCTGTAATGCATCAATTTCATAACAAATCGTTTGTGTTTTTAGCCATTTTGCCAAGCTGAGCATTTCCTCTGTTAATACAGGCTCAATATCTAGCACTTGGGTAATCGGCTTGATTTTATCGAGTGGCACGTCGGTTTCGCTTGCAAGCTCGACAACGAAGCCAAGCACATTGCGCGGTCCGAATGGTACTTTAACGCGACAGCCACATTCAATTAGATCATGCCAATCTGCTGGTACGAGATAGTCGAATGGGCGATCAACTGGGTATGCCGCCACATCAACAATCACTTTGGCAATACGTGTCATTGCTGTCCGCCTTCTTTAAAATGCGACAATACTAATGCCGTTATTTTCTCTGGCTCCTCTAAGCGTCCTTTGCCAATGTAACCACATGCTAAAAATCCTTCAGAGGGCTCAATAAAATGACAGCCATCCTCATGTAGCTGTTGAATATTGCGCTTTACTGCTGGGTGGTCATACATATGCACATTCATTGCAGGTGCAATCCATACAGGTGCTGTTGTTGCGAGTAGTGTTGTCGTCACCATATCATCCGCAATACCGTTTGCTAGCTTCCCGATTACGTTGGCTGTCGCTGGCGCCACAATGACTAAATCTGCCCAATCAGCTAAATCAATATGGGCAATGACACTTGAATCCTTTTCATCAAATGTATCAAAAAAAACATCATTTTTAGACATGACTTGGAAGCTAAGTGGCGTGACAAATTGTCTTGCAGATGCAGTCATCATAACCTTTACATTCATTCCTGCCTGTGATAGCTTGCTGACGAGTGCTACCGCCTTATAAACTGCAATGCCACCTGTCACACATAATAAAATATTTTTTTTGCTCATCGATTTCCCACCCTTTCAAACGATAAGCTCCCAAAGAACGTTTCCTCGGGAGCTACATCATCAGTCTTTAAATCGCTTAAATTTCGTCCTCGTAAACAGTTGAAGCATCTTCTGCCTCTCTGCGTAAAACACCTGCCGCTACTTCCTCTAGCGCACGACCTACTGGCTTATAAGATACGTACTTGTTTAGCTTTTCGCCACCTTGCTCCTGCATTTGGCGTGCACGCTTAGAAGCTAGGCTCACAAGTGAATATTTTGAATCAATTTCCTTTTTTAAGGCATCTACTGATGGGTATAACATGAATTATTCTCCTTTCAACATTGACAAATATATTTTTTCGACGCGCTCACGTCGGCAATGCTCTGCTTTAATAATAGCATTAATTTTATCGCATGCGTTTTGCACTTCATCATTTTCTACAACATAATCATAAAGACTCATCATTTCAAGCTCTTCACGCGCTGTTGCAATACGCTTTGCAATAATATCTTCCGTTTCTGTTCCTCTTCCAACCAAACGATCCTTTAACTCTGAAAGGCTTGGTGGCGCTAAAAAGATAAATAGCGCATCAGGTGCTTTCGCACGAATTTGGGCAGCTCCTTGCACTTCAATTTCTAAAAAAACATCTCGCCCTGCTTCTAGCGTATCATTTACATAAGCAAGTGGCGTACCGTAATAATTGCCAACAAACTCTGCATGCTCTAATAAACCGCCTTGCTCAATTAACCCTTCAAATTCCTCACGCGTTTTAAAGAAATAGTCTACACCATCAACCTCTCCTTCGCGAGGTAGACGTGTTGTCATGGAAATCGAATATTCATAATTTGTATTCGCTTGTGAAAATAGCTCTTTTCGAACCGTTCCTTTTCCAACACCAGATGGACCGGATAATACGATTAATAAGCCACGTTGTTTTCTCATTGATTATTAAATCTCCCTTTAGCTATTCGATATTTTGAACTTGCTCTCGCATTTTCTCTAAAATGGCTTTTGCTTGTACGACCGCTACTGAGCTTTCAGAGGATTGATTTTTGGAGCCAATCGTATTAATTTCCCGATGCATCTCCTGCATTAAGAAATCAAGCTTACGCCCAATTGCACCATGCTCCTGCAATATTTCCTCTAGCTGACCAAAATGACTATCAAGACGGTCTAGCTCCTCCGTAATATCTACTCGTTCTGCGAATAATGCCACTTCCATTAACAAACGTTCCTCCAACAGCTGCCCACTCGCAATTTCTTCGATACGCGCTTTTAAACGCTCTCGATATTTCATTACAGCATCTGGTGACGTTGCACGGATCTGTGCAATTTGCTGTTGTAATTGTTCTTTATATTGTAACATAACTAGCTTCAACTCTTGTCCTTCACGCTCACGCATTTGCACTAAATTTTCAATTGCTTCCTGCATCGCTCGCTCTACCGCAATTAAAAAGTCTTCTTGCATCGCCTCTTGCTTTTCAACAACTAACACTTGATCAAGCATAGCAATTTCCTGCATTGACCATTTTTCCTGCATCGCAATTTTTTGTGACAATGCTTCCTTTGCTTTTATGTACGCTTCAAGTAAAGCCCAATTAATTGTTACGTGCTGTTCTTCTACTTGCAGCTCCTTCACCGCAATGAGTACATCTAGCTTTCCGCGTGAAACAGCTGTTGAAAGCATTTTTTTCGCTAACACTTCCGATTCCATCCACTCTTTCGGAAATTTTGTGCTTATTTCTAAAAAGCGATGATTCACAGCACGAACTTCAATCGTTAATTGATACGATTTTGTCGTTGTGACACCCCTGCCAAAGCCTGTCATACTACGCACCAAGGTCCGTCACACCTTCCTTTAAAATACTGCACACCATTATAACATACTCTGAACTGTTTTTTCGTACATTTTGCAAGAAAAACATCTAACTAGAGCATGACATAAGAAAAATGCTATGATAGAAGAATCAAGTACTGAACGAAAGAGGAATCAATTATGGCTTTTGATGGATTATTTACACGCGCAATGGCGCTAGAGCTACAACAATTAGTAACAGGACGCATTACGAAAATTCACCAGCCGAATGCAATGGAAGTAATGCTTCATATTCGAGCAAATGGGGCAAATCATAAACTGATTATTTCTATCCATCCATCCTATGCACGCATACATGTAACAGAACAAACGATTGATAACCCTGCTGAGCCTCCGATGTTTTGCATGCTTTTGCGCAAACATTTAGAGGGAGGCTTTATTCATTCAATCACACAGGATGGAACCGAGCGTATTTTACATATTACAGTTGAAAGTAAAAATGAAATTGGCGACCCAATTATGCGCAAGCTCATTATCGAAATTATGGGCAGACATAGCAACTGTATATTAGTCGATGCAGATAACGATAAAATACTCGATAGCTTAAAGCATTTACCACCTTCATTAAACAGCTACCGTACCGTTTTACCAGGGCAAACATATATCGCACCACCTGCACAGCATAAGGTAAATCCGTATGAATCGACAGAGGAGCATTTTTTTGCTGAGCCGAAAAATGCCAAGGAGGTCGTTGCGCATTTTGCAGGCTTCTCGCCTCTACATGCGGAGGAACTACTAGCTCGCTTATCACGTGACTCCTCAGCTTTTCAACCATTTTTACAGGAGTTAATGATTGCCGCGAATCCTACTTATGTTGAAACTGGTGGAAAAGCTGCATTCTCACCAACTAATTTGACACATTTACAAGGGCATGTCACGACATATCCAACACTCGGTGCTTTGTTAGATCGCGTCTTTTTCGCAAGAGCAGAACGAGACCGTGTCAAACAGCAGGCCGGTGATTTAGAACGCTGGCTAAGCAATGAAGTTGATAAGCTAAAGCTCAAAACAAAAAAGCTTGAAAAGGATTACGAGCAGGCTTCAAAGCTCGACCAATTGCAGCTATATGGTGAGCTGTTGATGGCCAATATTTATCAGTTTGAAAAAGGGCAAGACAGCGTAACGGTGGAAAACTATTATAATGGTGAAACAGTAATGATTGCGATTAACCCTCGCAAAACACCAATTGATAACGCACAGCATTACTTCCAACGCTACAACAAGGCAAAAAACGCACTTGTCATGATTGAGGAACAGCTAGCAAAAACACGTACAGATATTGATTATTTTGAAATGCTCGCACAGCAAGTTGCCCAAGCAGCGCCGAGCGATATCGAGGAAATTCGTGAGGAATTAGCAGAACAAGGCTTTTTACGTTTACGTGCCTCAAAGAAAAAGAAAAAACCAACAAAGCCAATGCCTGAACAATTTGTATCTTCAACAGGTATGACGATTTCTGTTGGTAAGAATAATAAGCAAAATGATTTTTTAACATTTAAATTAGCGAAGAAAAATGACATTTGGCTGCATACAAAGGATATTCCTGGCTCACATGTCGTCATTCATAACGAATCACCTGATGAAACGACATTGCGTGAAGCCGCTATGCTTAGCGCTTATTTCAGCAAAGCGCGAGAATCTGCCTCTGTCCCTGTTGACTACACAGAAATTCGCCAAGTGAAAAAGCCAAATGGTTCAAAGCCCGGCTTCGTCATTTATTTCGAGCAAAAAACATTGTATGTGACACCTGATGAGGAATTAGTGTTGAAATTGAAGAAAAAATAAACGAAAGGGGTTTATCTGAAGTGGATAAACTCCTTTTTTAAGCTTGGTTGAGTGAGTTGCTACTTTTGAGATAATAAATTGCTGTCTAAACTTTTAATTTACCTATTCCAAAAACATTCTGAATATTGTATAATTAAGAAATATTCTATCTGGAGGTGTTGCATATGCCATATCAAGCATATTTAGAGCAAGTACAAAGCAAGTATCCGTACACATACGAGGAAACTTGTGACCACAATAATAATTCTTATTTACATGAAGAGCGTTGCGAAGATACATTTGATTACTTCGGTGATAACGACTTCTAACAGAGGGGTATAGGCTATGACAATTGAAGACATCTAGAAAATGTATGGTGGATGATGCCATGCATTTTTTGTTGTTTTAACTGAGTTATGTTAAAATTTGTATCCACTATTTTTTTATAAAGGAGCATAAATATATGACATTACTGAATCCAACTACTTTCTCGAACTGGTTAATACCTCACTCACTCGAGTGGTATGCACAATTAGGTGAACTACAGCAACGCTATGAATATCCATGGGCTTCCTCTCTTGCAGAGCCGAATGGCGAGTCGATGTTTGATGAAATTGTAGCTCAAACAATTGTCGGAAAGAAAGTATTAGATGTCGGTTGTGGACACGGTGAGTTTACATTAAAGTGCAGCTTATTAGCGAGGGAAATCACTGGCTTTGATGTAACCAATCATTTTATTCAAAATAGACTTAACACTGCAAGATCAAATGCCTCCTTTGTTGTTGGAAATACAAAAAACGGGTTACCTTTTCAAACAAATGAATTCGATTGTGCCTACATAAGAAAAGGCCCTACCTCTGCTTACCCTTCTCTTAAAAATGTTGTGAAAAAAGGCGGTGCAATTATTGGATTACATCCTGGAGATGCACTAGGGAAAGAGTTACCTATTTTATTTCCTAATCTTTTTGAATCAACAATTGGGACACCTATTTTAAATAAGATTAAAGAAAACCTTGCAAATAGTGATTTTTCAGAATCAACAATTGAAACAGTCAATAGTACCGAATATTTCCAGTCTCCAGAAGACATATTGAAGCTTCGTTGCTTCGGTCAGCATCCATCTATTTATGAAACATTGACAGTTGAAAACTTAGATGAAATCGCCTCTACTTTTAAGCAACATGCAACAGCAAATGGGTTGCCTATTACATATTCACGCTATATTGTAAAAGCAACAATCTAATAGAATTGGGTGATACAATGAATTATCAGATGACATCTGCATGCCTTGTCCTGAATGAGCAAAAGGAAATCCTTTTAAAAAAAGACCCAAAGCGTGGCTGGGAGCTACCTGGTGGCATGGTCGAATTGAATGAAACTTTTAAAGAAGCTGCTATACGAGAAGATTGAGCGATTTTGTGGTATCTCACAAGAATTAAGTAAGCAATTATGAAATATTTGGTGGGTAGGTAAACCTGTAGGTGGGAGTCTAACAACCAGTAATGAAAGCTTAGAAGTCAGGTTTTATAGTCTAGAACAGGCTTTGCAATTAATGAAGAACGAAGATTTTAAAGCGGAGCTGCTAGCCTGTTTTAATGAGTCCACTCAGCCGTTCACTCTGTTCTTTGATTAACTATTTATTCCACGTTTTTGCGGATTTATTCCACGTTTTCAAACATTTATTCCACGTTTTTCGAGTTTTATTCCACGTTTTCGGAAGTTTATTCTACGTTCTGAAAAATAGCCTGTGAAATTGAAAGAAAGTTTGGCTATTCGCCAAACCTTCTCTCTTTTGTGCTCCTGCGGTGGCTGCGCCATCCTCGTCGCATGCAAAACTTAAAGCTCTCCGGCTTTAAGCGGCGAAGATTCAGCCATTGCTGAATCTTCTATCCCCTGTGCTCCTGCGGTGGCTATGCCATCCTCGTCGCATGCAAAACTTAAAGCTCTCCGGCTTTAAGTTTTGCATGCCACTCCTTCAAGAACGGAATGTGCTCTTCTGCAACGTTGCCTGATTCAGAGGCTGCTTCTACTAAGTAATCAAAGTTTGTTAAAGAAACATATTTTACGCCGATTTCATCGAATGCTTTTTCTGCTTTTGGTAGGTTGTATGTGTAGACACATACGACACCTAGCACTTCACAGCCCGCTGCGCGCAGTGCTTCTACCGCTGTGATGGATGAGCCGCCTGTTGAGACGATGTCTTCTACTACGACCACTTTTTGACCCGCAGCATATTTACCTTCAATTTGTTTACCACGACCATGTTCTTTTGCTTTTGAGCGCACATAAACCATTGGTAATTGTAAAATATCTGATACCCATGCAGCATGTGGTATGCCTGCTGTTGCTGTGCCTGCTACCACTTCTACTTCTGGGAAAAATTCCTTAATGTTTGCTGCTAAGCCGTTTGCGATTTGCTTACGGATGGCTGGGTCTGAGATTGTTAGACGTGTGTCACAGTAAATTGGTGATTGGATGCCTGATGCCCATGTGAACAAGTCTGTTGGATTTAGTTCTACTGCGCCTACTTGTAGCATTCCGGCAGCAATTTCTTTTTGTAATGTCATGTTATTTTGCCTCCCATAATTGACGAACTTCTTTGTATGCTTCAACTGGATTTGCTGCGCCTGTAATTGCGCGCCCTACAACGATTAATGAAGAACCGTCACGTTTTGCGCCATCCGGTGTTGCGATGCGCTTTTGGTCATG belongs to Lysinibacillus louembei and includes:
- the pyrE gene encoding orotate phosphoribosyltransferase; translation: MTLQKEIAAGMLQVGAVELNPTDLFTWASGIQSPIYCDTRLTISDPAIRKQIANGLAANIKEFFPEVEVVAGTATAGIPHAAWVSDILQLPMVYVRSKAKEHGRGKQIEGKYAAGQKVVVVEDIVSTGGSSITAVEALRAAGCEVLGVVCVYTYNLPKAEKAFDEIGVKYVSLTNFDYLVEAASESGNVAEEHIPFLKEWHAKLKAGEL
- a CDS encoding methyltransferase domain-containing protein, with translation MTLLNPTTFSNWLIPHSLEWYAQLGELQQRYEYPWASSLAEPNGESMFDEIVAQTIVGKKVLDVGCGHGEFTLKCSLLAREITGFDVTNHFIQNRLNTARSNASFVVGNTKNGLPFQTNEFDCAYIRKGPTSAYPSLKNVVKKGGAIIGLHPGDALGKELPILFPNLFESTIGTPILNKIKENLANSDFSESTIETVNSTEYFQSPEDILKLRCFGQHPSIYETLTVENLDEIASTFKQHATANGLPITYSRYIVKATI
- a CDS encoding YicC/YloC family endoribonuclease, which produces MVRSMTGFGRGVTTTKSYQLTIEVRAVNHRFLEISTKFPKEWMESEVLAKKMLSTAVSRGKLDVLIAVKELQVEEQHVTINWALLEAYIKAKEALSQKIAMQEKWSMQEIAMLDQVLVVEKQEAMQEDFLIAVERAMQEAIENLVQMREREGQELKLVMLQYKEQLQQQIAQIRATSPDAVMKYRERLKARIEEIASGQLLEERLLMEVALFAERVDITEELDRLDSHFGQLEEILQEHGAIGRKLDFLMQEMHREINTIGSKNQSSESSVAVVQAKAILEKMREQVQNIE
- a CDS encoding Rqc2 family fibronectin-binding protein, whose product is MAFDGLFTRAMALELQQLVTGRITKIHQPNAMEVMLHIRANGANHKLIISIHPSYARIHVTEQTIDNPAEPPMFCMLLRKHLEGGFIHSITQDGTERILHITVESKNEIGDPIMRKLIIEIMGRHSNCILVDADNDKILDSLKHLPPSLNSYRTVLPGQTYIAPPAQHKVNPYESTEEHFFAEPKNAKEVVAHFAGFSPLHAEELLARLSRDSSAFQPFLQELMIAANPTYVETGGKAAFSPTNLTHLQGHVTTYPTLGALLDRVFFARAERDRVKQQAGDLERWLSNEVDKLKLKTKKLEKDYEQASKLDQLQLYGELLMANIYQFEKGQDSVTVENYYNGETVMIAINPRKTPIDNAQHYFQRYNKAKNALVMIEEQLAKTRTDIDYFEMLAQQVAQAAPSDIEEIREELAEQGFLRLRASKKKKKPTKPMPEQFVSSTGMTISVGKNNKQNDFLTFKLAKKNDIWLHTKDIPGSHVVIHNESPDETTLREAAMLSAYFSKARESASVPVDYTEIRQVKKPNGSKPGFVIYFEQKTLYVTPDEELVLKLKKK
- a CDS encoding NUDIX hydrolase; its protein translation is MNYQMTSACLVLNEQKEILLKKDPKRGWELPGGMVELNETFKEAAIRED